The window TCAAGTTATTAGAAACTCCTTTTTACCACCATAAGTAAGAGTGGAAACAGAAAACCATATTAGTCTTGGTCAATTATTGGAAGCAGAAATCTTTGTTGCCTGTGTTACTACATAGCAATAATACCATTTGTTGTAGGGCTGGTTTATTAAGCACTGCAACTCTCAATGTTGGATTCATTCATTGGTCACATGGGCACCttgtttctcatttttcttctttctctagCCATTAGTCCCCTTCCTTCGTCTTCAGCATCGGACACTTTGCGTAGAGGCTCATCCCTCTCCGCGGAGAAATCCAATGATGTCTTAATCTCACCGGATGGGGTTTTCACTGCCGGCTTTCACCAAGTTGGCAACAACTCGTTTTGCTTCGCCATTTGGTTCACCGAGCCTTCTTCCACTCACTACCAAAACCGCACGGTTGTTTGGATGGCGAATCGCGACCAACCGGTGAACGGGAAATACTCAAAGCTCTCACTCCAAAGTTCTGGCAATCTCATCTTGACCGATGCCGGACAGTCTATTGTTTGGGCAACAACCACTACTTCACTCTCGCCAGCTCACTTGTCCCTCCAGAACTCAGGCAATCTGGTTTTACTAAACCTTGATCGTGTCGTTTTATGGCAGAGCTTTGATTTTCCAACCGACACCCTTCTTCCACATCAACCGCTCACCCGAAACACAATGATTGTCTCCATGAGAAGCCAGAGCAACTTCTCCTCTGGCTTCTACAAGCTTTTCTTTGACAATGACAACCTTCTGCGTCTACTTTTCGATGGTGTTGAGATTTCAAGCGTCTATTGGTTTGAGCCATGGCTTACAGGCCAGACTGCTGGAAGGTCCACGGATAACAGCAGCAGAACTGCAGTGCTTGATTCGTTAGGCAACTTTACTTCGTCTGATAATTTCACGTTAATGGCAGCTGATTATGGTGCAGGATTGCAGAGAAGATTGACGGTTGATTCTGATGGAAATGTTCGATTGTGTAGTCGGGAAAAGCCTGGAGACAAATGGAGCGTTTCAGCGCAAGTCTTCTCCGATCCATGTAAAATTCATGGCGTTTGCGGAGTTAACAGCGTCTGCAGCTATGATCCATTTCATGGTAGAAAGTGCTCTTGTATTCCGGGTTACAAGATGAAAAATCATACTGATTGGTACTATGGTTGTGAGCCTCAATTTAATTACACTTGCGACAAAGGTGAGTCAACTTTCTTTAAACTTTCAAAGCTTGAGTTTTTCGGGTATGATTACGGTTACTTTGAAAACTACACCTATACGGATTGTGAGAATTTATGCTTGAAACTATGTAACTGCAAAGGGTTCCAATACTCTCGCATCCCTAACAGACCGATGTTTAGCTGTTACCCCAAGACGGTATTGCTCAATGGATACAGGTCCCCTAGCTTTTTTGGGGACCTGTATTTGAGAGTGCTGAAAACCCATGTTTCGTATTATCAAAAGCCCCAGGAAGAGTATAGGTTAAGCTGCTTAAGCAGAGTTGTTGGTCTAAATAGAAATTATGTGAAAAGCAGTGTGGCTAGTTCGGTGAAATTCCTGCTCTGGTTTGCCATTGGAGTTGGCGGGTTTGAGATCATTTGTATCCTTTTGGTTTGGGGATTGTTAAGCAATACTACTTGGCGAAATTCCAACGAGGATATGCAGGGATATGTTCTTGCTGGAACAGGGTTCAAAAGATTTAGCTTTGCCGAGCTCAAGAAGGCAACACGGGGCTTTAGTGAAGAGATTGGAAGAGGGGCTGGAGGAATCGTGTACAAAGGCGTATTGGCTGATCAAAGAGTTGCAGCGATTAAGCTTCTTAGCGAGGCTGATCAAGGAGAAGCTGAATTTCTAGGTGAAGCTAACACAATTGGGAGGCTGAACCATATGCACTTGATTGAGATGTGGGGATATTGCTCAGAGAAAAAGCACAAGCTTCTCGTTTACGAGTACATGGAGCATGGTTCCTTGGCTGATAAGTTATCTTCCAATGCTCTCGATTGGGAGAAGAGGTTTGAGATTGCTGTCGGGACTGCGAAAGGCCTTGCTTATCTGCACGAAGAGTGTTTGGAGTGGGTTTTGCACTGTGATGTTAAGCCTCAAAACATTCTCTTGGACTCAGATTACCAACCAAAGGTTGCAGATTTTGGACTCTCCAAGCTAATCAACAGGGGCGGCCTTGAAAACTCGAGCATTTCGAGGATACGAGGAACGAGAGGATACATTGCACCGGAGTGGGTGTACAACCAGCCGATTACGTCAAAAGTGGATGTTTACAGCTATGGGATTGTCGTGTTGGAGATGGTGACTGGGAAGAACCCTGCAATTGGCGTTGGTGGCGTTGAGGGTGAGCAGAGAGGACTGATTGATTGGGTGAGGGAGAAGGTTGATGGAAGTGGTGGGATTGGATCAAGGATGGGAGAGATCATAGACCGTTCATTTGAAGAGAATTATGATGCGAGGAAGATGGAGATTCTGCTGGAAGTAGCCTTGCAATGTGTAGAGGAAGACAAAAATGCAAGACCTACCATGACCCAAGTGGTTGAAAAGCTCCTGCGGATTCACAAAGACAGAGATCATTGAGTGGTCTTATTACACCTCTGTTTGTTTCGTATACATGTAATGTTGTGCATACTATTACTGTACTATGTTACCCTTGCCATCGCCTCCACCTAAATCAGTGCCGTCGCCAAACTCATTAAACCTAGATTTCCCCAAAAAATTGGCTTAATTCTTTCTGGACCAACCAAATCATCTCCAGCGCGTGTGGGCTGTCAACTGAAGCCCAAAACCCAGATCAACTCGCCACACGCCGAACAGAACATGGCGGAGTCCATGTGGACAGAGTTGTCTGCCACTAGCAATGGTTCTTTGTGAGTTGATGGGGCTAGAAAGGTTTATCCAATGGTcatatttcaaactttttttttttacttagaATACAACTCTTGTGATTAAATGAGATTAAATCTAAcggcaaaaaaaatatttgacaattcaaaactaaatccaacggctataacaatttaaaaaaaaagttatattggtaaatcaatttcatcaaaaactctataaatacctatgtttTGTTCAAACATCGACAAGAAATTCACTTTTCTCACACAATTCttcccatttttctttctatccACTTTCAAAACTATTTCTTCCCTATCCTAAATTTTTCAAGATTCCAAAAGATCATGTAcctaatttttgtaatttttatttactaatgtctattgttttaattatcgtgttttaatttttgtgtagTGTTTTAATTATAGTTTGTATTAGTATTTGTTGTAAGATTGAATTATGGATTTGGGTTTAAGAATGGGGTATGTTGTTTGATTTTCCattatttatcggaatttaaatttttaggtaaaaatgttcatgaaaaaaaattaggttaGTTTatataaatctttttttttttttaagttaccagaaaaaattagataaaaatcATTATGTAATAAtttcgggctaaaattttaagccataaccattggaggagaaaaacaaTTTCTAGGTTATTATGGCTTACAATTTTCTAGcttaaatttttaagctttaACCCCAAcaattggagttggtcttatgACTAAACCTTGCAAGTCAAATACCACCGAGAATGCACCACACGAGGGAAATGGTCTCACCACTTTCTGATGATCCTGTAACAATCGACAAAAAAGCCATGCTATGAATCATCAAAGAACCATGAGAAACAAAGGTCGAGCTTCCTTCTGTGGTCCTTTGTCTAACCACACAAACCAGAAGAAACATAGAAGGCGCTCTCCTTGCCACTTGCCAGAGTGAAGGAGCTACCGCAACTAGGAGATGAGACGGAGAAGTTAGAATATAGGAAAAACACGGAAGGGAAGAGAGGGACAATGCCAAGAAAGATTGTTGCGAACCCCAAAGACTAAAGGCAGGGTCGGTTACGGATGAggttttttctcaatttttctcTATAGCGGCaaggttttttttagtagttctAATTAGTAGCTCTAATGGATATACTTGAAAcgttttcattaattaaaaaagtgtaCAAGAGTTGAAAAATCAAAATACTAGTTGCATGTTATTTGAAGATATCACTGAATATTGTACTGCAATttgtaaatattaaatatataaaagaacTTTGGATGCTTATAATATCCAGCGGCTTCTGTTGAATCATATGCATCGATTACACAAGGAGCAGTCGTCAAAGTTTCAAACTCAAAGGCAGCTACCCACTACTTGCCTCATCGTTTCTTCTAGCCACTTGGAACTTGATAACAAAAGTTTAATTCTTTTCCATGAATTACGTCGTTTTCTTATCCATACATGAATAATCTAATTCTATCTTAAAACTAAATAATACGaatagttttattttatcttgAAACTAGATGATAGGAATAATCTAATTTTATCTTGAAACTAGATAACACAAATAGCCTAATTCTATCTTGAAATTGAAAGTagttttagaaaacaaaaattttaatttcaaaaacatttgaagCGCTTCCTTCTTGGATTTACTTGCAATTATTACAtgttggagtttgagaccctcttgttccacattggtcaacagtattttttcactagcctttatatactcttattcctttttcttagtaattagaacttggagcatttggaaatggattgaaggcttgggccttatggttgtgtggattaggcttgatgattatactataatattaatattaatatgaattaatattaatattagttaaaattaatctgatcaattagttttaattaaattaattaaaaaatgttttgattaatagacacaactcttCCAAAGAGTTGTATCTTTTTGGAAAGAGCTGTatagcttcagatacatccaaatGGTGTTTGAAGAGAtatgaaagagcctatataactggagtcctcatttccatcaatgattatcttttcttcctccttatcttccgtacaaactttccagagagtaaacacacaaagcaattcgctagagttctataatccagtgcgggttgtagaattaggtagttgtatcctggtcgagcagacgtcgtagaaccacaagcacacgagtgagacggaaatactgttcgaatgacatagcgtttgcgctagcctctaccttcaattcattcaagttagtatcatattaattttttgtaattattgtgttattgcattctgtattgcaagtatttgtgaataataaagtataagtattttggttctgtatttttgttattttattgtttctaaattgttctccaacattACATGCATGGGCAGATGCTAATTACTTCTCCCTTTCCACAATTTTTCAAAGAAGGCTGCGACAACCACCACTGTTCCAATCCCAAAGAAAAGAATAGTCAAAAGAATACGAACTaataacaaaaccctaattcatgcAACTTGCAACTCTATCTTCTATAATAACCAAAACATTTTAAGCCTTTTATGTACTTTCAATCACAATTGCATACATGGCTTCTACATTTTTGTGCattgttcttctttttctaGCACAATCTTCCCCGTTGGCATCATCAGCGTCCAATAATCTCAACCCCGGATCGTCTCTCTCGGTCGAAAATTCAGCCGACACATTGATCTCAACAAATGGCATGTTTTCAGCTGGATTTTTCCCGGTGGGTGAAAATGCGTATTGTTTCGGGATATGGTTCACCGAGCCAGCAGCAGCCGACGCCGCCACTCAAAACCTCGCCGTCGTTTGGACAGCCAACCGCGACCAGCCGGTCAACGGTAGGGGATCCATGTTCACCCTACAAAAAAACGGCAACCTTATCCTAACCGATGCTGGAAAATATACCGTTTGGTCCTCCAACAATGTTTTTTCTAATTCTCTGGCCCAGTTAATTCTCAACGACAACGGAAATCTTGTACTTCTCACTCTCAAGGGTGTTGCTTTGTGGGAAAGCTTTGCTTCCCCAACAGACACACTTTTACCACAGCAGCAACTTACTAGGAACACAAAGCTTGTCTCTTCAAGAAGCCTCACTAACTATTCATCCGGGTTCTACTCTCTATTTTTTGACAATGACAACACGCTTCGGCTTCTTTACGACGGCCCAGAGGTTTCAAGCATATACTGGCATGATCCTTGGCTGCTAAGTTTGCAAGCTGGAAGGACAACTTACAACAACTCTAGGGTTGCAGTGCTAGATGCTTTGGGGAATTTCAGTGCATCGGATGGACTTAATTTTATGTCATCAGATTATGGCGTGAAGTTGCAGCGAAGATTGAAGGCGGATGTTGATGGTAATCTCCGATTGTACAGTCGAAAAAACCCGGGAGATAGATGGATTGTTTCATGGCAAGCAATTGCTGAACCCTGCAAAATTCATGGCATTTGTGGGCCTAATGGTTTGTGCACGTATGAGCCTAGCTCGGGTCGAAAATGCTCGTGCCTTCCAGGCTACGAAATGAGAAACAAAAACGATTGGGCTTATGGATGCCAGCCTACTACAGAAGGTTTCAATGTGTCTTGTAAAAGTAGTACAGCTCGAGATCAGTTCGACTTTATGTATCTTCCGAGGGTTGAATATTTCGGGTACGATTACTTCATTTATGTTAACACGTCATTAGAAAAGTGCAAAGCTATATGCTTGGAGTTATGCAACTGTCCAGGTTTCCACTACAAGTTTGGAGGTGGCCATCACAATTGTTATCCCAAGACTCAGTTTCGAAACGGTTATCGCACGCCTGGTTTTAAAGGAGAGCTGTATCTGAAGCTGCCCAAATCCATCCTTTCTTCGTATAATGCTACTGCAAAAGAATTCAACAAGTGCTCGAGCAAACTCACAAGCCAGCTTTCCAGAACATATGAGAAAAAAAGTACAAATGGTTCCGTCAATTTTATGCTGAAATTTGCATCTGCATTGGGGGGTCTTGAACTTGTCTGCATCATTGTTGTGTGGTATTTTGTGATGCGAAGCAGCGAAGAGAAAGAAGAGTCGGATGTAGTTACACAAGGCTACCTTCATGCTGTAACCGGTTTCAGAAGATTTAGCTACTCCGAGTTGAAAAAGGCAACACGAGGTTTCAAAGAAGAAATTGGGAGAGGTGGGGGAGGAATTGTGTACAAAGGCACATTGTGTGATCAACGCGTCGCAGCAATCAAGCAGTTGAATGCTGCAACCCAAGGGGAAGCAGAGTTTTTAGCAGAAGTGAGCCTGATTGGGAAGCTTTACCACATGAACTTGATCGAAATGTGGGGGTATTGCGTGGAAGGCAAGCACAGGCTTCTGGTTTATGAGTACATGGAGCATGGTTCCTTGGCTGAGAAGTTATCTTCCAATGTGCTCGATTGGAATCAAAAGTTCGAAATTGCTGTGGGGACAGCAAAAGGGCTGGCTTATTTGCACGAAGAATGCTTGGAATGGGTACTACATTGTGATGTGAAGCCTCAAAACATACTCTTGGACTCGAACTATAACCCGAAAGTGGCGGATTTTGGCTTGTCCAAGCTTTTACACCGAAGTGAAGTGAGCAACTCGAAGTTTTCGAGGATACGAGGAACAAGAGGCTACATGGCACCGGAGTGGATTCAGAACATGCCCATCACGTCCAAAGTGGATGTTTACAGCTATGGGATTGTTGTATTGGAGATGCTGACCGGAAAAAGCCCGGCGGAAGGTATTCAATCATCGGAAGGTGGAGAGGAGACGCAGAAGAAGATGATGGTTTCACGGGTGAGGGAGAAGATGAACGGAGGGTTTGAAAATGCAGAGAGCAAGAAGAGAGAAGAG of the Pyrus communis chromosome 1, drPyrComm1.1, whole genome shotgun sequence genome contains:
- the LOC137707801 gene encoding putative receptor protein kinase ZmPK1, whose translation is MLDSFIGHMGTLFLIFLLSLAISPLPSSSASDTLRRGSSLSAEKSNDVLISPDGVFTAGFHQVGNNSFCFAIWFTEPSSTHYQNRTVVWMANRDQPVNGKYSKLSLQSSGNLILTDAGQSIVWATTTTSLSPAHLSLQNSGNLVLLNLDRVVLWQSFDFPTDTLLPHQPLTRNTMIVSMRSQSNFSSGFYKLFFDNDNLLRLLFDGVEISSVYWFEPWLTGQTAGRSTDNSSRTAVLDSLGNFTSSDNFTLMAADYGAGLQRRLTVDSDGNVRLCSREKPGDKWSVSAQVFSDPCKIHGVCGVNSVCSYDPFHGRKCSCIPGYKMKNHTDWYYGCEPQFNYTCDKGESTFFKLSKLEFFGYDYGYFENYTYTDCENLCLKLCNCKGFQYSRIPNRPMFSCYPKTVLLNGYRSPSFFGDLYLRVLKTHVSYYQKPQEEYRLSCLSRVVGLNRNYVKSSVASSVKFLLWFAIGVGGFEIICILLVWGLLSNTTWRNSNEDMQGYVLAGTGFKRFSFAELKKATRGFSEEIGRGAGGIVYKGVLADQRVAAIKLLSEADQGEAEFLGEANTIGRLNHMHLIEMWGYCSEKKHKLLVYEYMEHGSLADKLSSNALDWEKRFEIAVGTAKGLAYLHEECLEWVLHCDVKPQNILLDSDYQPKVADFGLSKLINRGGLENSSISRIRGTRGYIAPEWVYNQPITSKVDVYSYGIVVLEMVTGKNPAIGVGGVEGEQRGLIDWVREKVDGSGGIGSRMGEIIDRSFEENYDARKMEILLEVALQCVEEDKNARPTMTQVVEKLLRIHKDRDH
- the LOC137718105 gene encoding putative receptor protein kinase ZmPK1, whose product is MASTFLCIVLLFLAQSSPLASSASNNLNPGSSLSVENSADTLISTNGMFSAGFFPVGENAYCFGIWFTEPAAADAATQNLAVVWTANRDQPVNGRGSMFTLQKNGNLILTDAGKYTVWSSNNVFSNSLAQLILNDNGNLVLLTLKGVALWESFASPTDTLLPQQQLTRNTKLVSSRSLTNYSSGFYSLFFDNDNTLRLLYDGPEVSSIYWHDPWLLSLQAGRTTYNNSRVAVLDALGNFSASDGLNFMSSDYGVKLQRRLKADVDGNLRLYSRKNPGDRWIVSWQAIAEPCKIHGICGPNGLCTYEPSSGRKCSCLPGYEMRNKNDWAYGCQPTTEGFNVSCKSSTARDQFDFMYLPRVEYFGYDYFIYVNTSLEKCKAICLELCNCPGFHYKFGGGHHNCYPKTQFRNGYRTPGFKGELYLKLPKSILSSYNATAKEFNKCSSKLTSQLSRTYEKKSTNGSVNFMLKFASALGGLELVCIIVVWYFVMRSSEEKEESDVVTQGYLHAVTGFRRFSYSELKKATRGFKEEIGRGGGGIVYKGTLCDQRVAAIKQLNAATQGEAEFLAEVSLIGKLYHMNLIEMWGYCVEGKHRLLVYEYMEHGSLAEKLSSNVLDWNQKFEIAVGTAKGLAYLHEECLEWVLHCDVKPQNILLDSNYNPKVADFGLSKLLHRSEVSNSKFSRIRGTRGYMAPEWIQNMPITSKVDVYSYGIVVLEMLTGKSPAEGIQSSEGGEETQKKMMVSRVREKMNGGFENAESKKREELMKVALRCSEEDRDARPTMTQVVEMLLHYQDDSESEIGNS